The window GGTCGGTTGCGCGGCAGTCCCGCGCACGGTCGCGCAGCCGCAGGTACCACGGGCCCTGGGCCGGCTGCTGGCGGTCATCGACCGCCAGGTCCAGCGGGTCGCCGTCGCTGCGTGCCACACCACCACCGTAACCACGCCCGGGCCGGTCCGTCTTCCCCGAATTCCGTGGCTCAGGGGTCGAGGTCGGCCGCAGACCGCTCGGCGAACACCCGCTGCGCCTGCGCGGTCGCCGGGCCCGGCGCGAGGTAAGCGCGGTCGTCGACGGCCTCGACCGGACTCACGTCCCGGGTGGACGACGTGATGAACACCTCTTCGGCGTCCTCGAGCACGGCGGCTGGCAGCTCGACCTCCTCGGCGCCCACCCACTCGAGCACGAGCGCTCGGGTCACCCCGGCCAGGCAGCCAGTGGACAGCGCCGGGGTGAGCAGCCGGCCGCCCACGACGACGAAGACGTTCGAGCCGGTGCCCTCGCACAGGTGGCCGCGGGTGTCCAGGAAGAGCGCCTCCCCCGCGCCGGCAGCCTTCACGTGGGCGAGCGCCACGACGTTCTCGGCGTACGAGGTGGTCTTCAACCCAACGACCGCCGACCGCTCGTTGCGCGGCCAGGGGACGGCGCCCAGCCGGGTGGTGGCCGGCCACGGCGAGGCGGCGCTCACAGCGACGACGAGGGTCGGGCCGGCGCTGCCCCGGTCCGAGCCCAGCGGCCCGCGGCCGCCGGTGAGGGTGATCCGCAGCCGGCCCACCTCGGCCTGGTCGTGCGCGCCCAGCACCTCGGCCACCGCGGCCCGGATGTCGGCATCCGCCGGGGCGGCAAGGCCGAGCCCGGCGGCCGACGCCCGCAGCCGGTCCAGGTGCCGGGTCAGCGCGAACGGCACCCCCCGGACGACCTTGAGCGTCTCGAACACGCCGTCTCCCACGGTGAGCCCGTGGTCGAAGGCCGAGACCGTGGCAGCGTCGGCGTCCAGCAGCCGGCCGTTGACCCACGTCCTCACGCCTGCACCTCCTGCGCGGCCACCGCCAGCAGCCGGTCCGCCTTGAGCTCGGTCTCCGCCCACTCACCGTACGCGTCCGAGCCCCAGGTGATGCCCGCGCCCGTCCCGAACCGGATCATGCCGGACGACGCCCAAAACGTGCGGATCGCCACCGCGAGCTCGGCGGTCCCGGCGTCGGCGTCGACCCACCCCACCGCACCGCAGTAGACGTCGCGCGGGGTGTGCTCGAGGTCGTTGATGGCCCGCAGCGCACTGGACTTCGGGGCACCGCTCGCCGACCCGGGAGGGAACGCGGCGGCCAGCAGCTGGGCCAGCCGACGTCGCCGCGTAGCCGGCCACGGACCCGGGACATCAGGTGCACCAGGCCCGGATGCTCCTCGAGCGCCATCAGGTCGGGCACCTCGACCGTGCCGGTCTCACACACCGCGCCAAGGTCGTTGCGCACCAGGTCGACGATCATGACGTTCTCGGCGCGGTCCTTGAGCAGCAGGTCGGCGGCGACCCGCCCGGTGCCCTTGATCGGCCCAGATACCACGGTCCGGCCATCCCTGCGCAGGAACAGCTCGGGCGAGGCG is drawn from Actinomycetes bacterium and contains these coding sequences:
- a CDS encoding aminotransferase class IV, yielding MRTWVNGRLLDADAATVSAFDHGLTVGDGVFETLKVVRGVPFALTRHLDRLRASAAGLGLAAPADADIRAAVAEVLGAHDQAEVGRLRITLTGGRGPLGSDRGSAGPTLVVAVSAASPWPATTRLGAVPWPRNERSAVVGLKTTSYAENVVALAHVKAAGAGEALFLDTRGHLCEGTGSNVFVVVGGRLLTPALSTGCLAGVTRALVLEWVGAEEVELPAAVLEDAEEVFITSSTRDVSPVEAVDDRAYLAPGPATAQAQRVFAERSAADLDP